A single window of Xylocopilactobacillus apicola DNA harbors:
- the atpG gene encoding ATP synthase F1 subunit gamma, producing MSQSLTDIKHRIASVKSTEQITKAMRMVSASKMSQVQRQYAKYEVYDNKLRNIVQKLAHSQTFQNIAQLHESDPESLEGVYFDQTEQAIVNSFLASQKDGFEENSKRTAYLVITGDRGLVGSYNSSVLKSSLKMLRQDHEKGEEPLLFCAGSVGVDFFHRRGINIDLEIMDVSDSPSFGEVRKIIVKAIDLFQKGLYGKLLICYNHFVNSLTSSFRIEQVLPLSDLEIFDKEYDSECDELEFLPEPDPVTVLDTVLPQYAESLIYGAILDAKLAEHSASTMAMKSASDNAEDLISRMSIEYNRARQAAITTEINEIVGGASALE from the coding sequence ATGTCACAATCATTAACAGATATTAAACATCGAATTGCGTCGGTTAAAAGCACCGAACAGATCACCAAAGCAATGCGAATGGTGTCAGCATCTAAAATGAGCCAGGTGCAAAGACAGTATGCTAAATATGAGGTTTACGATAATAAGTTAAGGAACATCGTACAAAAATTAGCTCATTCGCAAACTTTTCAAAACATTGCTCAACTACACGAAAGTGACCCAGAATCTTTAGAAGGGGTTTACTTTGACCAAACAGAACAAGCAATCGTTAATAGTTTCTTGGCGAGCCAAAAAGATGGTTTTGAGGAAAACAGTAAAAGGACCGCTTACTTAGTGATTACTGGGGATCGGGGACTCGTTGGCAGCTACAACAGTAGCGTTTTAAAATCTTCATTGAAAATGTTGCGTCAGGATCACGAAAAAGGTGAAGAACCATTGCTTTTTTGTGCGGGTAGTGTTGGAGTTGATTTTTTTCATCGTCGAGGGATTAACATCGATTTGGAAATTATGGATGTTTCAGATAGCCCAAGTTTCGGTGAGGTTAGAAAAATAATTGTTAAAGCTATAGATCTTTTTCAAAAAGGCTTGTATGGCAAATTACTTATTTGTTATAACCACTTTGTTAACTCCTTAACCAGTAGTTTTCGAATCGAACAGGTTCTACCTTTATCAGACTTAGAAATTTTTGACAAGGAATATGACTCTGAGTGCGATGAACTTGAATTTTTGCCCGAACCTGATCCGGTAACCGTTTTGGATACAGTTTTGCCACAATATGCCGAAAGCTTGATTTATGGGGCAATTCTTGATGCGAAATTGGCTGAGCATTCAGCTTCAACGATGGCAATGAAGAGTGCTAGCGATAACGCAGAAGATTTAATTAGTAGAATGTCGATTGAGTATAATCGAGCTCGTCAGGCAGCTATTACGACAGAAATAAATGAAATTGTGGGCGGCGCATCCGCTCTTGAGTAG
- the atpD gene encoding F0F1 ATP synthase subunit beta — MADNIGKVVQVIGPVVDVEFPTQDSLPDINNALIVQKNEEETVTLEASLELGNNVIRTIAMESTDGLTRGMKVIDTGSSLKVPVGKEDLGRVFNVLGETIDGGPKFAPDYPRDTIHRDPPKYEDITPTDQILETGIKVIDLLAPYLRGGKIGLFGGAGVGKTVLIQELMHNISAEHGGISVFTGVGERTREGNDLYYEMKDSNVLKNTALVFGQMNEPPGARMRVALTGLTIAEHFRDAEKQDVLLFIDNIFRFTQAGSEVSALLGRMPSAVGYQPTLATEMGQLQERITSTKSGSITSIQAVYVPADDYTDPAPATTFAHLDATTNLERRLTEQGIYPAVDPLESTSSALDPLIVGDEHYEVATGVQHVLQRYRELQDIISILGMDELSDDEKTIVQRARKVQFFLSQNFSVAEQFTGNPGSYVPVKDTIKGFKGIIEGQYDDIPEDAFRNVGPIEDVLKKAETMRVQIKDNGSKEGKAVDDSDQNSTSTNSEHKEKSSAPK, encoded by the coding sequence ATGGCTGATAATATAGGAAAAGTTGTTCAGGTAATTGGACCGGTCGTTGACGTTGAGTTTCCGACTCAAGACAGTTTGCCAGATATTAATAATGCCCTCATCGTCCAAAAAAATGAGGAAGAGACCGTTACACTTGAGGCCTCTTTGGAATTAGGAAATAATGTAATCAGAACGATCGCGATGGAGTCTACTGATGGATTAACTCGTGGCATGAAAGTAATCGATACGGGGTCATCTCTAAAAGTACCAGTCGGCAAAGAGGACTTGGGTCGAGTGTTTAATGTTTTGGGTGAAACTATCGACGGTGGACCAAAATTTGCTCCAGATTATCCTAGAGATACTATCCATCGAGACCCACCTAAGTACGAAGATATTACTCCAACAGATCAAATTTTAGAAACAGGAATCAAAGTTATTGATTTACTTGCTCCATATTTAAGAGGGGGTAAAATTGGATTATTTGGTGGTGCCGGGGTTGGAAAGACCGTTTTAATTCAGGAATTAATGCATAATATTTCAGCTGAGCACGGTGGCATCTCTGTTTTTACAGGGGTTGGTGAAAGAACACGGGAAGGTAATGACCTTTATTACGAAATGAAGGATTCAAACGTCTTAAAAAATACAGCACTGGTGTTTGGTCAGATGAATGAGCCGCCTGGAGCAAGAATGCGGGTAGCTTTAACGGGATTAACGATCGCAGAACATTTTCGAGATGCTGAAAAGCAAGACGTTTTACTCTTTATCGATAATATTTTTCGATTTACCCAAGCAGGTTCAGAAGTTTCAGCATTGTTAGGTCGGATGCCTTCAGCAGTTGGGTATCAACCGACTTTAGCGACAGAAATGGGACAGCTGCAGGAAAGAATTACCTCGACTAAATCGGGATCAATTACTTCCATTCAGGCAGTTTATGTGCCAGCCGATGACTATACGGATCCTGCACCTGCTACAACATTCGCGCATTTGGATGCAACAACTAACTTGGAGCGCCGTTTAACTGAGCAGGGGATTTATCCCGCAGTTGATCCTTTGGAATCGACTTCTAGTGCACTTGACCCCTTAATTGTTGGTGATGAGCACTATGAGGTAGCTACTGGTGTTCAACATGTCCTTCAGCGCTACCGTGAACTGCAAGATATCATTTCGATTTTGGGAATGGATGAATTATCTGACGACGAAAAAACAATTGTCCAAAGAGCTCGTAAGGTTCAATTTTTCCTTTCACAGAATTTCTCAGTTGCTGAACAATTTACCGGAAATCCGGGTTCTTACGTGCCAGTTAAAGACACAATTAAAGGTTTTAAAGGGATCATTGAAGGCCAGTATGATGATATCCCAGAAGATGCATTTCGAAATGTTGGTCCAATCGAAGATGTTTTGAAAAAAGCTGAAACGATGAGAGTTCAAATTAAGGATAATGGCTCAAAAGAAGGCAAGGCGGTTGATGATTCTGACCAAAATTCAACTTCTACAAATAGTGAACATAAAGAAAAGTCTTCGGCTCCAAAGTAG
- a CDS encoding F0F1 ATP synthase subunit epsilon — protein sequence MNEDKIFRINIVTPDGLIYDHHTTMVVVKAIGGEMGVEAHHEPILVSLTIAPVKIYRVDGQIQYVAVNGGFLEMDDNVATIVANTAERPGNIDVDRAQSAEERAKEKIEKAKREHDEAELRRAAVALKRAINRIDTVSLRNR from the coding sequence ATGAATGAGGATAAAATTTTTCGTATCAATATTGTTACCCCGGATGGTTTGATCTACGATCATCATACTACGATGGTTGTAGTGAAAGCTATTGGAGGAGAGATGGGCGTTGAGGCACATCATGAGCCGATTTTGGTATCGTTAACGATTGCTCCGGTTAAAATTTACCGGGTTGATGGACAGATTCAGTATGTTGCTGTTAATGGCGGTTTTTTGGAAATGGACGACAATGTTGCAACTATCGTGGCCAATACTGCTGAACGTCCAGGTAATATTGATGTTGATCGAGCTCAATCTGCAGAAGAGCGAGCAAAAGAAAAAATTGAAAAAGCAAAACGCGAACATGATGAAGCAGAATTGCGTCGCGCGGCTGTAGCTTTGAAAAGAGCAATCAATCGGATTGATACGGTATCTTTACGTAATCGTTAA